A window of Juglans regia cultivar Chandler chromosome 7, Walnut 2.0, whole genome shotgun sequence contains these coding sequences:
- the LOC109010774 gene encoding Werner Syndrome-like exonuclease yields the protein MNDHITIEPHHSQNPQRIRTFTIHFFHSHHIHVTLTSTPAVVRGWLHKVHPLFVTHIHSRRLVVGLGVQWNPYSASAATLQLCIGHRCLVFQLFHAPRVPRFLRRFLSNTDNTFVGVWNHRDKDMLLNSRHELSVSNLVDVRDVVAATKGWSRSLSMEELTGRILGFKDVEKPERVGRSAWDNYWLSEEQVQYASVDAYLSFSMGKALNVWKWPDLMSF from the coding sequence ATGAACGACCACATAACCATTGAACCCCACCACAGCCAAAATCCTCAGAGGATCCGAACATTCACTATACACTTCTTCCACAGCCACCATATCCACGTCACTCTCACTTCCACCCCCGCCGTCGTCCGTGGATGGCTCCATAAAGTCCATCCCCTCTTCGTCACCCACATTCACAGCCGCCGCCTCGTCGTCGGTCTCGGCGTCCAGTGGAACCCCTATTCTGCCTCTGCCGCCACTCTCCAGCTTTGCATTGGCCACCGCTGCCTCGTCTTCCAGCTCTTCCATGCGCCCCGCGTCCCCCGTTTCCTCCGCCGTTTCCTCTCCAACACCGACAACACCTTCGTTGGCGTCTGGAACCACAGAGACAAGGACATGCTCCTCAACTCCAGGCACGAGCTATCGGTCTCAAACCTCGTTGACGTTCGTGATGTGGTGGCCGCGACGAAGGGCTGGAGTAGGAGTCTCTCGATGGAGGAGTTGACAGGCCGTATTTTGGGTTTCAAGGACGTGGAGAAGCCCGAGCGGGTTGGTAGGAGTGCTTGGGATAATTACTGGCTTAGCGAAGAGCAGGTCCAGTATGCAAGCGTCGACGCTTATCTTTCTTTCTCAATGGGAAAGGCTTTGAATGTGTGGAAATGGCctgatttgatgagtttttgA
- the LOC118349051 gene encoding uncharacterized protein LOC118349051 produces MAMAVRSSGCPKNPFKCTACGKDGHTRDRCWTLVGYPPGRNPRPKTQPSILGQPPSSVNQTTAVSSASSPVPGLSPELYQKLLGLLAPSSSPIESSVNFIGPTVDEADWSG; encoded by the exons ATGGCCATGGCTGTTCGATCTAGTGGATGCCCAAAAAACCCTTTCAAGTGCACGGCTTGCGGCAAAGATGGTCATACCCGAGATCGTTGTTGGACTCTCGTCGGTTACCCTCCTGGACGAAACCCGCGACCCAAGACCCAACCCTCCATTCTCGGACAGCCTCCGTCTAGCGTCAATCAGACCACTGCCGTTTCATCGGCTTCAAGCCCGGTTCCTGGTTTGTCACCGGAGCTCTACCAGAAGCTTCTCGGCTTGCTCGCGCCATCTTCTTCTCCGATTGAGTCATCTGTGAACTTCATTG GACCCACAGTCGATGAAGCTGATTGGAGCGGGTGA